The following proteins are encoded in a genomic region of Tigriopus californicus strain San Diego chromosome 6, Tcal_SD_v2.1, whole genome shotgun sequence:
- the LOC131881621 gene encoding uncharacterized protein LOC131881621 isoform X1 encodes MKQPARSQSLLAIMVLSATIILSTLVVWSDLQEAEGSIVQSNWDQIQSGSDPFTLALTGNASKHFDNEINHNESEGEDQIVSESKLVPSWEKTFDVGDSASLTGSEIANGSQEDIGDLQESASTYQKTHLLQPRRKRRRKSNKAQWKRNFQRSKPQQLFNGNPNRPYYQQLKKKKKIDKHVNDFPNWNTFQPHRPKTTSLFPATKAPNPMNFRLNTIESEDDLPSNGRGFNTKVLNKVTAFLNSSENETDSAPPIDRESYSLPIVHAALYDHNPWKPYTQAPRVRTIAKESNYYYDARLVPVDEISDLDLKPTPSKLAGRQQRRSFRSRSKKKPYKALVQVYKSTNRGYPGPVESTTDYNFDVFPTHQQLNDDDYYFDNFVKEFADEFPEKEAATTPVPPVTSKDVIQSRYEESILIPDDHVKDIYEDYFYVDDPDYAQPEPKRPPPPPTTSPSRPHTHGPYRALRQTGYPVRYRKQAPHPRRPPVTQTGYPEYDQYQPNIPITPIPNYRFPKSEFNKYFPNKRPKSKGPRANKLPPRGYLKQKFVRPPVVHVAPPTAPPPRPPFSQPPPYNTPGPYYDVTQIPAEPISYESDDDEYYQRRPRPQAPGPNEYQRLQKAYMQLLAQNNKPEEEPEPVQEDVAEYDQEEQAHPRPAYQEERPDYYEDDDRRQREIPQYEDSRDRELVPPEYEDISHYDDKSPEDIFEYGAQTDERNRGLQDPREYVQRNTAHSFDAGWDEFFNGHRDNIDDDIGSISQSNENYGAPEGGSSQEQAPNQEENQPEGEHEDREHAPYDPRDYRGRDREEGKGEPAARYRGDDYDEPPDYESPGHEEYKGNSPDYERDEGTIHPVGDKDVRQRERGDYARFKHLEDQEKIAEETHDSDYDDDDYDEPAGGQRVRRPLTPMKYAHGEMVVEDFPLGNDMADRQSSDPNAPGFDQFFSQIEETIDDEIGDDKEKKRRKWKAPSYDGEDRDKPADGSDDNVQDLRPNRYREVAPDEFDYQMPSHEELQENYKTETSSSEVDPVAVPWSPQKVKISK; translated from the exons ATGAAACAACCTGCCAGATCTCAGTCACTTCTCGCGATAATGGTGTTGAGCGCAACCATCATACTCTCGACTTTGGTGGTTTGGTCAGATCTTCAGGAGGCAGAGGGATCCATAGTTCAATCCAATTGGGATCAAATCCAGAGTGGGAGTGATCCATTCACCTTGGCTCTAACGGGAAATGCATCCAAGCATTTCGacaatgaaatcaatcacaatGAATCTGAAGGCGAAGATCAGATCGTGTCCGAAAGCAAACTTGTGCCCTCTTGGGAAAAGACGTTCGACGTTGGAGATTCAGCCAGCTTAACCGGCAGTGAAATCGCCAATGGCAGCCAAGAAGACATTGGAGATTTACAAGAATCTGCTAGCACCTATCAAAAGACCCACCTGCTTCAACCACGGAGAAAGAGACGCCGAAAGTCCAACAAAGCCCAGTGGAAACGCAACTTCCAGCGAAGTAAGCCCCAACAGCTTTTCAATGGCAATCCCAACCGACCTTACTACCAGCaactcaagaaaaagaaaaagatcgaCAAGCACGTGAACGATTTTCCCAATTGGAATACGTTTCAACCCCATCGACCCAAGACCACCAGCCTTTTCCCGGCCACAAAGGCTCCTAATCCCATGAACTTTAGATTGAACACTATCGAATCCGAGGATGACTTGCCTTCAAATGGGCGGGGATTCAATACCAAGGTGCTGAACAAGGTCACGGCCTTTCTTAACTCGTCCGAAAACGAAACGGATTCTGCTCCCCCAATCGATCGTGAGAGCTATTCTTTACCCATAGTTCATGCGGCCCTTTACGATCACAACCCTTGGAAGCCTTACACTCAGGCgcctagagtgagaaccattgCCAAAGAGTCCAACTACTACTACGATGCTCGGCTTGTGCCTGTTGACGAAATCAGTGATCTGGATCTCAAGCCCACGCCTTCCAAATTGGCGGGACGCCAACAAAGGCGCTCATTTCGATCCCGGAGCAAAAAGAAACCGTACAAGGCCCTTGTACAAGTCTACAAATCCACCAATCGAGGATACCCGGGTCCAGTGGAATCCACCACGGATTATAACTTCGACGTGTTCCCCACCCACCAACAATTGAATGATGACGACTATTATTTCGATAACTTTGTGAAAGAATTCGCTGATGAGTTCCCAGAAAAGGAGGCTGCAACCACCCCTGTCCCACCAGTGACCTCAAAGGACGTGATTCAAAGTCGATACGAAGAGAGCATTTTGATCCCGGATGATCATGTGAAAGATATATATGAGGACTACTTCTATGTAGACGATCCAGATTATGCTCAACCGGAACCCAAACGTCCTCCTCCCCCCCCGACGACCTCTCCTTCAAGACCGCACACACATGGCCCGTATAGAGCCTTAAGGCAAACTG GTTACCCAGTCCGATATCGGAAACAGGCACCACACCCACGGAGACCCCCGGTGACACAAACGGGTTACCCCGAGTACGACCAATACCAACCCAACATACCCATCACGCCCATTCCCAACTACAGATTTCCAAAATCGGAATTCAACAAGTACTTCCCCAACAAGAGGCCCAAATCAAAGGGCCCCCGTGCCAACAAGCTGCCCCCTCGAGGATATTTGAAGCAGAAGTTTGTAAGGCCTCCCGTGGTTCATGTGGCACCCCCTACTGCTCCACCCCCCAGGCCACCTTTCTCGCAACCACCCCCTTATAACACTCCCGGACCTTATTATGATGTGACCCAAATCCCCGCCGAGCCTATCTCCTACGAAAGTGACGACGATGAATACTATCAAAGACGACCCCGACCCCAAGCCCCTGGCCCCAACGAATATCAACGCCTTCAAAAGGCGTATATGCAACTTCTGGCCCAGAACAACAAGCCCGAGGAAGAGCCTGAACCTGTGCAAGAAGATGTGGCGGAATACGATCAAGAGGAACAAGCCCATCCCAGACCAGCTTACCAAGAGGAACGTCCCGACTATTACGAAGATGACGACCGACGGCAGCGGGAGATACCTCAATACGAAGACTCCCGAGACCGAGAGCTAGTGCCGCCCGAGTATGAAGATATTTCTCATTACGACGATAAGTCACCTGAAGATATATTTGAGTATGGCGCCCAAACTGATGAAAGGAATCGAGGGCTCCAAGATCCCCGTGAATACGTTCAAAGGAATACGGCCCATTCGTTTGATGCTGGCTGGGACGAGTTCTTCAACGGTCACCGAGACAACATTGATGACGACATTGGGTCGATCAGTCAAAGCAACGAAAACTACGGAGCGCCAGAGGGAGGATCGTCTCAAGAGCAAGCCCCGAACCAGGAAGAGAATCAGCCCGAAGGCGAGCATGAAGACCGGGAGCATGCGCCCTATGACCCTCGAGACTACAGAGGCAGGGACAGAGAGGAAGGTAAGGGAGAACCTGCAGCTAGATACAGAGGGGATGACTATGACGAACCACCAGACTATGAAAGCCCCGGCCATGAAGAGTACAAGGGGAACTCACCGGACTACGAGAGAGACGAAGGAACCATCCATCCCGTTGGGGATAAGGATGTGCGCCAACGAGAAAGAGGTGACTATGCTAGATTTAAACACTTAGAGGATCAAGAAAAGATTGCAGAAGAGACACATGACAGCGACTATGACGATGATGACTATGATGAACCCGCTGGAGGCCAGCGTGTCCGTCGACCTCTGACTCCCATGAAATATGCCCATGGTGAAATGGTGGTGGAAGACTTCCCTCTGGGTAATGACATGGCGGACAGACAGTCCTCGGATCCGAATGCCCCtggttttgatcaatttttctcCCAAATAGAAGAGACTATTGACGACGAGATCGGGGACGACAAGGAGAAGAAACGGAGGAAGTGGAAGGCACCCTCTTATGATGGAGAGGACAGAGACAAACCCGCTGATGGGTCAGACGACAATGTGCAAGATCTGAGACCCAACCGCTACCGAGAGGTGGCCCCCGACGAGTTTGACTATCAGATGCCATCACATGAAGAGCTTCAAGAGAATTACAAAACTGAAACCTCATCCTCAGAGGTAGATCCAGTTGCTGTTCCGTGGTCTCCCCAGAAGGTCAAGATTTCCAAATGA
- the LOC131881621 gene encoding uncharacterized protein LOC131881621 isoform X3 — translation MKQPARSQSLLAIMVLSATIILSTLVVWSDLQEAEGSIVQSNWDQIQSGSDPFTLALTGNASKHFDNEINHNESEGEDQIVSESKLVPSWEKTFDVGDSASLTGSEIANGSQEDIGDLQESASTYQKTHLLQPRRKRRRKSNKAQWKRNFQRSKPQQLFNGNPNRPYYQQLKKKKKIDKHVNDFPNWNTFQPHRPKTTSLFPATKAPNPMNFRLNTIESEDDLPSNGRGFNTKVLNKVTAFLNSSENETDSAPPIDRESYSLPIVHAALYDHNPWKPYTQAPRVRTIAKESNYYYDARLVPVDEISDLDLKPTPSKLAGRQQRRSFRSRSKKKPYKALVQVYKSTNRGYPGPVESTTDYNFDVFPTHQQLNDDDYYFDNFVKEFADEFPEKEAATTPVPPVTSKDVIQSRYEESILIPDDHVKDIYEDYFYVDDPDYAQPEPKRPPPPPTTSPSRPHTHGPYRALRQTGYPVRYRKQAPHPRRPPVTQTGYPEYDQYQPNIPITPIPNYRFPKSEFNKYFPNKRPKSKGPRANKLPPRGYLKQKFVRPPVVHVAPPTAPPPRPPFSQPPPYNTPGPYYDVTQIPAEPISYESDDDEYYQRRPRPQAPGPNEYQRLQKAYMQLLAQNNKPEEEPEPVQEDVAEYDQEEQAHPRPAYQEERPDYYEDDDRRQREIPQYEDSRDRELVPPEYEDISHYDDKSPEDIFEYGAQTDERNRGLQDPREYVQRNTAHSFDAGWDEFFNGHRDNIDDDIGSISQSNENYGAPEGGSSQEQAPNQEENQPEGEHEDREHAPYDPRDYRGRDREEEETIDDEIGDDKEKKRRKWKAPSYDGEDRDKPADGSDDNVQDLRPNRYREVAPDEFDYQMPSHEELQENYKTETSSSEVDPVAVPWSPQKVKISK, via the exons ATGAAACAACCTGCCAGATCTCAGTCACTTCTCGCGATAATGGTGTTGAGCGCAACCATCATACTCTCGACTTTGGTGGTTTGGTCAGATCTTCAGGAGGCAGAGGGATCCATAGTTCAATCCAATTGGGATCAAATCCAGAGTGGGAGTGATCCATTCACCTTGGCTCTAACGGGAAATGCATCCAAGCATTTCGacaatgaaatcaatcacaatGAATCTGAAGGCGAAGATCAGATCGTGTCCGAAAGCAAACTTGTGCCCTCTTGGGAAAAGACGTTCGACGTTGGAGATTCAGCCAGCTTAACCGGCAGTGAAATCGCCAATGGCAGCCAAGAAGACATTGGAGATTTACAAGAATCTGCTAGCACCTATCAAAAGACCCACCTGCTTCAACCACGGAGAAAGAGACGCCGAAAGTCCAACAAAGCCCAGTGGAAACGCAACTTCCAGCGAAGTAAGCCCCAACAGCTTTTCAATGGCAATCCCAACCGACCTTACTACCAGCaactcaagaaaaagaaaaagatcgaCAAGCACGTGAACGATTTTCCCAATTGGAATACGTTTCAACCCCATCGACCCAAGACCACCAGCCTTTTCCCGGCCACAAAGGCTCCTAATCCCATGAACTTTAGATTGAACACTATCGAATCCGAGGATGACTTGCCTTCAAATGGGCGGGGATTCAATACCAAGGTGCTGAACAAGGTCACGGCCTTTCTTAACTCGTCCGAAAACGAAACGGATTCTGCTCCCCCAATCGATCGTGAGAGCTATTCTTTACCCATAGTTCATGCGGCCCTTTACGATCACAACCCTTGGAAGCCTTACACTCAGGCgcctagagtgagaaccattgCCAAAGAGTCCAACTACTACTACGATGCTCGGCTTGTGCCTGTTGACGAAATCAGTGATCTGGATCTCAAGCCCACGCCTTCCAAATTGGCGGGACGCCAACAAAGGCGCTCATTTCGATCCCGGAGCAAAAAGAAACCGTACAAGGCCCTTGTACAAGTCTACAAATCCACCAATCGAGGATACCCGGGTCCAGTGGAATCCACCACGGATTATAACTTCGACGTGTTCCCCACCCACCAACAATTGAATGATGACGACTATTATTTCGATAACTTTGTGAAAGAATTCGCTGATGAGTTCCCAGAAAAGGAGGCTGCAACCACCCCTGTCCCACCAGTGACCTCAAAGGACGTGATTCAAAGTCGATACGAAGAGAGCATTTTGATCCCGGATGATCATGTGAAAGATATATATGAGGACTACTTCTATGTAGACGATCCAGATTATGCTCAACCGGAACCCAAACGTCCTCCTCCCCCCCCGACGACCTCTCCTTCAAGACCGCACACACATGGCCCGTATAGAGCCTTAAGGCAAACTG GTTACCCAGTCCGATATCGGAAACAGGCACCACACCCACGGAGACCCCCGGTGACACAAACGGGTTACCCCGAGTACGACCAATACCAACCCAACATACCCATCACGCCCATTCCCAACTACAGATTTCCAAAATCGGAATTCAACAAGTACTTCCCCAACAAGAGGCCCAAATCAAAGGGCCCCCGTGCCAACAAGCTGCCCCCTCGAGGATATTTGAAGCAGAAGTTTGTAAGGCCTCCCGTGGTTCATGTGGCACCCCCTACTGCTCCACCCCCCAGGCCACCTTTCTCGCAACCACCCCCTTATAACACTCCCGGACCTTATTATGATGTGACCCAAATCCCCGCCGAGCCTATCTCCTACGAAAGTGACGACGATGAATACTATCAAAGACGACCCCGACCCCAAGCCCCTGGCCCCAACGAATATCAACGCCTTCAAAAGGCGTATATGCAACTTCTGGCCCAGAACAACAAGCCCGAGGAAGAGCCTGAACCTGTGCAAGAAGATGTGGCGGAATACGATCAAGAGGAACAAGCCCATCCCAGACCAGCTTACCAAGAGGAACGTCCCGACTATTACGAAGATGACGACCGACGGCAGCGGGAGATACCTCAATACGAAGACTCCCGAGACCGAGAGCTAGTGCCGCCCGAGTATGAAGATATTTCTCATTACGACGATAAGTCACCTGAAGATATATTTGAGTATGGCGCCCAAACTGATGAAAGGAATCGAGGGCTCCAAGATCCCCGTGAATACGTTCAAAGGAATACGGCCCATTCGTTTGATGCTGGCTGGGACGAGTTCTTCAACGGTCACCGAGACAACATTGATGACGACATTGGGTCGATCAGTCAAAGCAACGAAAACTACGGAGCGCCAGAGGGAGGATCGTCTCAAGAGCAAGCCCCGAACCAGGAAGAGAATCAGCCCGAAGGCGAGCATGAAGACCGGGAGCATGCGCCCTATGACCCTCGAGACTACAGAGGCAGGGACAGAGAGGAAG AAGAGACTATTGACGACGAGATCGGGGACGACAAGGAGAAGAAACGGAGGAAGTGGAAGGCACCCTCTTATGATGGAGAGGACAGAGACAAACCCGCTGATGGGTCAGACGACAATGTGCAAGATCTGAGACCCAACCGCTACCGAGAGGTGGCCCCCGACGAGTTTGACTATCAGATGCCATCACATGAAGAGCTTCAAGAGAATTACAAAACTGAAACCTCATCCTCAGAGGTAGATCCAGTTGCTGTTCCGTGGTCTCCCCAGAAGGTCAAGATTTCCAAATGA
- the LOC131881621 gene encoding uncharacterized protein LOC131881621 isoform X2 yields MKQPARSQSLLAIMVLSATIILSTLVVWSDLQEAEGSIVQSNWDQIQSGSDPFTLALTGNASKHFDNEINHNESEGEDQIVSESKLVPSWEKTFDVGDSASLTGSEIANGSQEDIGDLQESASTYQKTHLLQPRRKRRRKSNKAQWKRNFQRSKPQQLFNGNPNRPYYQQLKKKKKIDKHVNDFPNWNTFQPHRPKTTSLFPATKAPNPMNFRLNTIESEDDLPSNGRGFNTKVLNKVTAFLNSSENETDSAPPIDRESYSLPIVHAALYDHNPWKPYTQAPRVRTIAKESNYYYDARLVPVDEISDLDLKPTPSKLAGRQQRRSFRSRSKKKPYKALVQVYKSTNRGYPGPVESTTDYNFDVFPTHQQLNDDDYYFDNFVKEFADEFPEKEAATTPVPPVTSKDVIQSRYEESILIPDDHVKDIYEDYFYVDDPDYAQPEPKRPPPPPTTSPSRPHTHGPYRALRQTGYPVRYRKQAPHPRRPPVTQTGYPEYDQYQPNIPITPIPNYRFPKSEFNKYFPNKRPKSKGPRANKLPPRGYLKQKFVRPPVVHVAPPTAPPPRPPFSQPPPYNTPGPYYDVTQIPAEPISYESDDDEYYQRRPRPQAPGPNEYQRLQKAYMQLLAQNNKPEEEPEPVQEDVAEYDQEEQAHPRPAYQEERPDYYEDDDRRQREIPQYEDSRDRELVPPEYEDISHYDDKSPEDIFEYGAQTDERNRGLQDPREYVQRNTAHSFDAGWDEFFNGHRDNIDDDIGSISQSNENYGAPEGGSSQEQAPNQEENQPEGEHEDREHAPYDPRDYRGRDREEGKGEPAARYRGDDYDEPPDYESPGHEEYKGNSPDYERDEGTIHPVGDKDVRQRERGDYARFKHLEDQEKIAEETHDSDYDDDDYDEPAGGQRVRRPLTPMKYAHGEMVVEDFPLEETIDDEIGDDKEKKRRKWKAPSYDGEDRDKPADGSDDNVQDLRPNRYREVAPDEFDYQMPSHEELQENYKTETSSSEVDPVAVPWSPQKVKISK; encoded by the exons ATGAAACAACCTGCCAGATCTCAGTCACTTCTCGCGATAATGGTGTTGAGCGCAACCATCATACTCTCGACTTTGGTGGTTTGGTCAGATCTTCAGGAGGCAGAGGGATCCATAGTTCAATCCAATTGGGATCAAATCCAGAGTGGGAGTGATCCATTCACCTTGGCTCTAACGGGAAATGCATCCAAGCATTTCGacaatgaaatcaatcacaatGAATCTGAAGGCGAAGATCAGATCGTGTCCGAAAGCAAACTTGTGCCCTCTTGGGAAAAGACGTTCGACGTTGGAGATTCAGCCAGCTTAACCGGCAGTGAAATCGCCAATGGCAGCCAAGAAGACATTGGAGATTTACAAGAATCTGCTAGCACCTATCAAAAGACCCACCTGCTTCAACCACGGAGAAAGAGACGCCGAAAGTCCAACAAAGCCCAGTGGAAACGCAACTTCCAGCGAAGTAAGCCCCAACAGCTTTTCAATGGCAATCCCAACCGACCTTACTACCAGCaactcaagaaaaagaaaaagatcgaCAAGCACGTGAACGATTTTCCCAATTGGAATACGTTTCAACCCCATCGACCCAAGACCACCAGCCTTTTCCCGGCCACAAAGGCTCCTAATCCCATGAACTTTAGATTGAACACTATCGAATCCGAGGATGACTTGCCTTCAAATGGGCGGGGATTCAATACCAAGGTGCTGAACAAGGTCACGGCCTTTCTTAACTCGTCCGAAAACGAAACGGATTCTGCTCCCCCAATCGATCGTGAGAGCTATTCTTTACCCATAGTTCATGCGGCCCTTTACGATCACAACCCTTGGAAGCCTTACACTCAGGCgcctagagtgagaaccattgCCAAAGAGTCCAACTACTACTACGATGCTCGGCTTGTGCCTGTTGACGAAATCAGTGATCTGGATCTCAAGCCCACGCCTTCCAAATTGGCGGGACGCCAACAAAGGCGCTCATTTCGATCCCGGAGCAAAAAGAAACCGTACAAGGCCCTTGTACAAGTCTACAAATCCACCAATCGAGGATACCCGGGTCCAGTGGAATCCACCACGGATTATAACTTCGACGTGTTCCCCACCCACCAACAATTGAATGATGACGACTATTATTTCGATAACTTTGTGAAAGAATTCGCTGATGAGTTCCCAGAAAAGGAGGCTGCAACCACCCCTGTCCCACCAGTGACCTCAAAGGACGTGATTCAAAGTCGATACGAAGAGAGCATTTTGATCCCGGATGATCATGTGAAAGATATATATGAGGACTACTTCTATGTAGACGATCCAGATTATGCTCAACCGGAACCCAAACGTCCTCCTCCCCCCCCGACGACCTCTCCTTCAAGACCGCACACACATGGCCCGTATAGAGCCTTAAGGCAAACTG GTTACCCAGTCCGATATCGGAAACAGGCACCACACCCACGGAGACCCCCGGTGACACAAACGGGTTACCCCGAGTACGACCAATACCAACCCAACATACCCATCACGCCCATTCCCAACTACAGATTTCCAAAATCGGAATTCAACAAGTACTTCCCCAACAAGAGGCCCAAATCAAAGGGCCCCCGTGCCAACAAGCTGCCCCCTCGAGGATATTTGAAGCAGAAGTTTGTAAGGCCTCCCGTGGTTCATGTGGCACCCCCTACTGCTCCACCCCCCAGGCCACCTTTCTCGCAACCACCCCCTTATAACACTCCCGGACCTTATTATGATGTGACCCAAATCCCCGCCGAGCCTATCTCCTACGAAAGTGACGACGATGAATACTATCAAAGACGACCCCGACCCCAAGCCCCTGGCCCCAACGAATATCAACGCCTTCAAAAGGCGTATATGCAACTTCTGGCCCAGAACAACAAGCCCGAGGAAGAGCCTGAACCTGTGCAAGAAGATGTGGCGGAATACGATCAAGAGGAACAAGCCCATCCCAGACCAGCTTACCAAGAGGAACGTCCCGACTATTACGAAGATGACGACCGACGGCAGCGGGAGATACCTCAATACGAAGACTCCCGAGACCGAGAGCTAGTGCCGCCCGAGTATGAAGATATTTCTCATTACGACGATAAGTCACCTGAAGATATATTTGAGTATGGCGCCCAAACTGATGAAAGGAATCGAGGGCTCCAAGATCCCCGTGAATACGTTCAAAGGAATACGGCCCATTCGTTTGATGCTGGCTGGGACGAGTTCTTCAACGGTCACCGAGACAACATTGATGACGACATTGGGTCGATCAGTCAAAGCAACGAAAACTACGGAGCGCCAGAGGGAGGATCGTCTCAAGAGCAAGCCCCGAACCAGGAAGAGAATCAGCCCGAAGGCGAGCATGAAGACCGGGAGCATGCGCCCTATGACCCTCGAGACTACAGAGGCAGGGACAGAGAGGAAGGTAAGGGAGAACCTGCAGCTAGATACAGAGGGGATGACTATGACGAACCACCAGACTATGAAAGCCCCGGCCATGAAGAGTACAAGGGGAACTCACCGGACTACGAGAGAGACGAAGGAACCATCCATCCCGTTGGGGATAAGGATGTGCGCCAACGAGAAAGAGGTGACTATGCTAGATTTAAACACTTAGAGGATCAAGAAAAGATTGCAGAAGAGACACATGACAGCGACTATGACGATGATGACTATGATGAACCCGCTGGAGGCCAGCGTGTCCGTCGACCTCTGACTCCCATGAAATATGCCCATGGTGAAATGGTGGTGGAAGACTTCCCTCTGG AAGAGACTATTGACGACGAGATCGGGGACGACAAGGAGAAGAAACGGAGGAAGTGGAAGGCACCCTCTTATGATGGAGAGGACAGAGACAAACCCGCTGATGGGTCAGACGACAATGTGCAAGATCTGAGACCCAACCGCTACCGAGAGGTGGCCCCCGACGAGTTTGACTATCAGATGCCATCACATGAAGAGCTTCAAGAGAATTACAAAACTGAAACCTCATCCTCAGAGGTAGATCCAGTTGCTGTTCCGTGGTCTCCCCAGAAGGTCAAGATTTCCAAATGA